A window of the Acetobacteraceae bacterium genome harbors these coding sequences:
- a CDS encoding DMT family transporter, with protein MGNDLKSKAVRSDNSIGMALALSAFLTFSTSDLCSKLLGGVLKPFEVALSGGVFGILLIPFLWKKGYTWRSMLPDQGAWGLWTLRAFCVFAATACAVTAFMLLPMAEAMALMFLMPLVTNIMTVVVLCEKVPASSWVVSLIGFAGILTVEHHALDTLTLGFGEICAIGVSLAQTTNIMVARGLKNKTTDLSIYTAVLVGPILGNGVTLGITHDFVMPSSLKIWLFLFGYGFLAACAQFILMYAAQKVIAAKVTLAQYSQLFWSTMFGFLVFHEVPDAFGFAGLVIVLFSGILGAFLQNQEERRSAVIVDPIVDPVADF; from the coding sequence ATGGGGAATGATTTAAAGTCCAAAGCGGTTCGAAGTGATAATTCAATAGGAATGGCGCTTGCGCTTTCCGCCTTTCTAACTTTTTCAACAAGTGATCTTTGTTCTAAATTGCTTGGTGGTGTGCTGAAGCCTTTTGAAGTGGCACTATCTGGCGGTGTTTTTGGTATCCTTTTGATCCCATTCTTATGGAAAAAAGGTTACACTTGGCGTTCAATGCTTCCAGATCAGGGGGCTTGGGGATTATGGACATTACGTGCTTTTTGCGTTTTTGCCGCAACCGCTTGTGCGGTGACAGCTTTCATGTTGTTGCCGATGGCAGAGGCAATGGCACTGATGTTCTTGATGCCTTTGGTTACGAACATCATGACCGTTGTCGTGCTTTGTGAGAAAGTTCCTGCTTCTTCGTGGGTTGTTTCCTTGATTGGTTTTGCTGGAATTTTAACGGTTGAACATCATGCTCTGGATACACTCACATTAGGATTTGGTGAGATTTGCGCAATTGGTGTTTCTTTGGCGCAAACAACGAATATTATGGTTGCGCGCGGTTTGAAAAACAAGACAACTGATTTAAGTATTTATACAGCTGTCTTGGTAGGACCTATTTTGGGAAATGGGGTTACACTTGGCATTACGCATGATTTTGTGATGCCATCGTCGTTAAAGATTTGGCTTTTCTTGTTTGGTTATGGTTTTCTAGCGGCATGCGCTCAGTTTATTCTTATGTATGCGGCGCAGAAAGTCATTGCAGCAAAGGTAACACTTGCGCAATATAGCCAGCTTTTTTGGTCCACGATGTTTGGCTTTCTTGTTTTTCATGAAGTGCCAGATGCGTTTGGTTTCGCAGGCTTAGTCATTGTTCTTTTCTCTGGAATTTTGGGTGCTTTTTTGCAAAATCAGGAAGAACGCCGTTCCGCTGTTATTGTCGATCCTATCGTTGACCCTGTCGCTGATTTCTAG
- the rpiA gene encoding ribose 5-phosphate isomerase A: protein MIKDLASEKKLAARAAVESFVRSGMTLGLGTGSTSDFVLEEIGTRLKDGRLNNIKGIPTSFATEMLAKKYGIEIVSLAEYPTPEVAIDGADQVLLGTLSLIKGHGGALLREKIIAAAAEKFVVVADSSKKTDFLGRNCAVPVEVLDFALGAVQLALSASGARRITLRKTRDGKVFYSDNKNPILDCVFDEISSPQSLSDTLSSIPGVLENGLFCGLTSGIFLGISDQIEYFSG from the coding sequence ATGATTAAAGACCTCGCTTCTGAGAAGAAACTTGCGGCTCGAGCTGCCGTTGAGAGCTTTGTGCGTTCAGGTATGACGCTCGGGCTGGGGACGGGAAGTACTAGCGATTTTGTTTTGGAAGAAATTGGTACGCGTTTAAAAGATGGACGTTTAAATAATATCAAAGGGATTCCCACCTCCTTTGCTACCGAGATGCTTGCAAAAAAGTACGGTATTGAAATTGTTTCTTTGGCAGAATATCCAACTCCAGAAGTTGCTATTGATGGCGCCGATCAGGTTCTCTTAGGAACGCTTTCTTTGATTAAAGGTCATGGTGGAGCTCTCTTAAGAGAAAAGATTATTGCAGCAGCAGCAGAGAAATTTGTTGTCGTTGCAGATTCTTCAAAAAAAACGGATTTCCTTGGCAGGAACTGTGCCGTTCCTGTGGAGGTGCTTGACTTTGCTCTTGGAGCCGTTCAGCTGGCTTTAAGCGCTAGCGGTGCGCGTCGAATTACTTTGAGAAAAACAAGGGATGGAAAGGTTTTTTACTCAGATAATAAAAATCCGATTTTAGATTGTGTTTTTGATGAAATATCATCTCCTCAAAGTCTATCGGATACATTAAGCTCAATTCCAGGTGTTCTGGAAAATGGGCTGTTTTGTGGCCTGACTTCGGGAATATTTTTGGGTATTTCTGATCAGATAGAGTATTTTTCAGGTTAG
- a CDS encoding pantoate--beta-alanine ligase: MQVCRDIKALQKLCSKLEDIAFVPTMGALHKGHMSLISKAKASGKKTVVSIFVNRAQFNNEEDFNKYPQTEERDLSLLESCDPDIVFIPSEEEIYPEGFEKQVIAGKVAKEWEGADRPGHFDGVTTILAKFLNIIRPEVLWLGQKDAQQVAVVANMIRNLNFSVSLKVAPIVREADGLAYSSRNVRLSKFDRQRAPEIYRGLKKVRAAFEKGERQSSSLESILRDSFKEAGLPNPEYAALVDSRDFSLVKEASDSSLAIVAMCLGKVRLLDNFKMKEEPHEW, from the coding sequence ATGCAAGTTTGTCGTGATATAAAAGCGCTTCAAAAGTTATGTTCTAAATTGGAAGATATTGCTTTTGTTCCAACAATGGGTGCTCTTCATAAGGGGCATATGTCTCTTATTTCTAAGGCTAAGGCCTCTGGCAAAAAAACGGTTGTAAGTATTTTCGTTAATCGTGCCCAATTTAATAATGAAGAAGATTTTAATAAATATCCTCAGACAGAGGAGAGGGATCTTTCTCTTTTAGAGTCTTGTGATCCAGATATTGTTTTTATTCCTTCTGAAGAGGAGATTTATCCAGAAGGATTTGAAAAGCAAGTTATTGCAGGAAAAGTTGCAAAAGAGTGGGAAGGAGCAGATCGCCCTGGCCATTTTGATGGCGTCACAACAATCCTGGCAAAATTTCTAAATATTATTCGTCCAGAGGTGCTTTGGCTTGGGCAAAAAGATGCTCAGCAAGTTGCTGTTGTTGCGAATATGATTAGAAATTTAAATTTTTCAGTTTCTTTAAAGGTTGCTCCGATTGTCAGAGAGGCAGACGGCTTGGCTTATTCTAGCCGGAATGTTCGCCTTTCTAAATTCGATCGGCAGCGTGCTCCAGAAATTTATAGGGGCTTAAAGAAGGTGAGAGCTGCTTTTGAAAAGGGGGAGCGTCAAAGCAGTTCATTGGAGAGTATCTTACGTGATTCATTTAAAGAAGCTGGATTGCCAAATCCTGAATATGCCGCTTTAGTTGATTCACGTGATTTTTCTCTAGTTAAAGAGGCATCTGATTCCTCTTTAGCAATTGTAGCGATGTGCCTTGGAAAGGTGCGTTTGTTAGATAATTTCAAAATGAAAGAAGAACCTCATGAGTGGTGA
- a CDS encoding DMT family transporter: MSGETERTPSVNQPENAMGMPLALIAFLSFSTSDLCSKLLNGSLPPYEVAFSGGVLGILLFPAIWRKEYTLRSFFPTNKTAWLLWILRAFCVFAATALSVTAFMLLPLPVAQSLMFLMPLVTAILTVTVLREKVPASTWIVALVGFVGVVTVAGPGLLKSLQETMASGQFDSLGFGGLCAIGVSFAAGINIMAARGLTGKANDLSIYAAVVFGPIIGDGIIFGHTFVLPSSLTVWTELFGYGFLAALAQLFLIYASQRIAAAQITLAQYSQLIWTTVFSILIFKDFPPLHTYAGLGIILFSGILGAILQRRERAALKAM; the protein is encoded by the coding sequence ATGAGTGGTGAAACAGAACGGACGCCTTCGGTAAACCAACCTGAAAATGCAATGGGAATGCCTCTTGCTCTTATTGCGTTTTTATCCTTCTCAACCAGTGACCTTTGCTCAAAGCTTCTGAATGGGAGTTTGCCTCCTTATGAAGTTGCTTTTTCTGGAGGGGTGCTTGGCATTCTCTTATTTCCTGCAATTTGGCGGAAAGAATATACGCTTCGTTCTTTCTTTCCGACAAACAAGACAGCTTGGTTGTTGTGGATTTTACGTGCTTTTTGTGTTTTTGCGGCAACGGCGCTTTCCGTTACAGCCTTTATGCTTTTGCCACTGCCTGTTGCACAGTCATTGATGTTTTTAATGCCACTCGTGACGGCGATTTTAACGGTGACTGTTTTACGAGAAAAAGTTCCTGCTTCGACATGGATTGTCGCTTTAGTCGGTTTTGTTGGCGTTGTTACAGTTGCCGGCCCAGGGCTTTTAAAGTCTCTTCAGGAGACAATGGCATCTGGTCAATTTGATAGTTTGGGCTTTGGCGGTCTCTGTGCGATAGGTGTTTCTTTCGCCGCAGGGATTAATATTATGGCAGCCCGTGGTTTGACTGGAAAAGCAAATGACCTCAGCATTTATGCTGCTGTTGTCTTTGGACCGATTATCGGAGATGGCATTATTTTCGGCCATACCTTTGTTTTACCTTCTTCTTTGACCGTCTGGACTGAACTGTTTGGCTATGGCTTTTTAGCCGCTTTGGCTCAGCTATTTCTAATTTACGCATCGCAAAGAATTGCAGCTGCCCAGATTACATTAGCGCAATATAGCCAGTTGATTTGGACGACAGTTTTTTCAATTCTCATCTTTAAAGATTTCCCACCTCTCCACACATACGCTGGTCTTGGTATTATTTTATTCTCTGGCATTCTTGGAGCTATTCTACAAAGAAGAGAGCGTGCTGCTCTTAAAGCAATGTAG